The following are encoded together in the Humulus lupulus chromosome 5, drHumLupu1.1, whole genome shotgun sequence genome:
- the LOC133778337 gene encoding uncharacterized protein LOC133778337, with protein MVIKERSFWTWLTASLIFRLILIYFPNNLNLASRPEVSTPITSLRRLAEGYWLKQSSLSPYAGSMYHGSPLLLALLGPLTVKRNEGQPNHFLCGLVLVIADVVNAMLIRAIGQILQTSYNQHLKSLGLDAISKSSEILPSRGIAALVYLWNPFTIVACVGLSTSPIENMAVLLALYGACTCKAPLAAFGWVMATHLSLYPVILVIPVILLLGYGPETPPRKLLRQRRYGKIKDDPSSDHRCQPRQAKKQQGQAYNFSWRSVVKFIVWSIIWSVYVLVLFGLSVKQYGGLEEMFKRTYGFILTVPDLSPNIGVLWYFFAEVFDFFRNFFLIVFHMNILFMIFPLAIRLNHRPCFLAFVYIAISSMLKSYPSVGDSALYLGLLGLFVKELAGKLISVT; from the exons ATGGTGATCAAAGAACGAAGCTTTTGGACATGGCTCACTGCTTCCCTCATTTTCAGGCTAATTCTCATATATTTCCCCAACAATCTCAACCTCGCTTCCCGTCCCGAAGTCTCTACCCCAATCACCAGCCTCCGTCGCC TGGCTGAGGGTTACTGGCTCAAGCAATCATCATTGTCTCCTTATGCAG GATCCATGTACCACGGTTCTCCTTTGCTACTCGCTCTTCTTGGGCCACTCACAGTGAAAAG AAATGAAGGACAACCCAATCATTTTTTATGCGG TTTAGTATTGGTGATTGCAGATGTTGTGAATGCAATGCTTATTCGAGCTATTGGTCAGATTCTTCAGACTTCATATAATCAGCATTTGAAATCACTAGGCCTTGATGCAATATCCAAAAGTTCTG AGATCCTTCCTTCTCGAGGTATTGCTGCTCTTGTCTACTTATGGAATCCTTTTACAATAGTAGCATGTGTGGGTTTGTCGACATCCCCAATTGAAAATATGGCCGTCCTACTGGCTCTTTATGGGGCATGTACAT GTAAAGCTCCATTGGCTGCTTTTGGATGGGTCATGGCTACACATCTTTCCCTTTATCCAGTGATTCTAGTTATTCCT gtaATTCTTTTATTAGGATATGGTCCTGAAACTCCTCCCAGAAAATTGCTTAGGCAAAGGAGATATGGCAAAATTAAAGATGACCCCTCAAGTGATCACAGATGTCAACCAAGACAAGCAAAGAAGCAGCAAGGCCAAGCCTACAACTTTTCTTGGAGATCAGTCGTAAAGTTCATAGTGTGGTCTATTATATGGTCAGTCTATGTGCTGGTTCTATTCGGTCTAAGTGTTAAACAGTATGGTGGCCTTGAAGAGATGTTTAAAAG AACCTATGGGTTCATCCTTACTGTGCCAGATTTATCTCCAAATATAGGTGTATTATG GTACTTCTTTGCTGAAGTTTTTGATTTTTTCAGAAATTTCTTTCTGATTGTTTTCCACATGAACATTTTGTTCATGATATTTCCATTGGCCATACGGCTGAATCACCGCCCTTGCTTTCTGGCCTTTGTGTATATTGCAATCTCTTCGATGCTGAAGTCTTACCCTTCA GTTGGGGATTCAGCTCTTTACCTTGGTTTGTTGGGATTGTTTGTTAAAGAACTAGCAGGCAAGTTGATATCTGTTACATAA